A stretch of the Cyprinus carpio isolate SPL01 chromosome B4, ASM1834038v1, whole genome shotgun sequence genome encodes the following:
- the LOC109066709 gene encoding von Hippel-Lindau disease tumor suppressor-like, producing the protein MFSHSSAMAKQEAPAPLKSLNSDNPTYITFINKSRRNAEAWWLDFEGKPVSYGAIQPRRSLQMKTFLTHPWIFRASDGAKMLVNLSEVYFPTPVQYEVFGYPRYQPVYVTAPVYSLQEYCIRLIRSMVRKEDICKLEIPEGLRKELSRDPDLLRDIQILDAKRAINGSN; encoded by the exons ATGTTCTCTCACTCCAGCGCTATGGCCAAACAGGAAGCGCCCGCACCTCTGAAATCTCTCAACTCGGATAATCCAACATAcatcacttttattaataaatctaGACGGAATGCCGAAGCATGGTGGCTAGACTTCGAGGGGAAGCCGGTGTCTTACGGCGCCATACAGCCGAGGAGATCGCTTCAGATGAAAACCTTTTTGA CTCATCCGTGGATCTTCAGAGCATCTGACGGAGCTAAAATGCTGGTGAACCTCAGTGAAGTTTACTTCCCAACTCCTGTGCAGTATGAGGTGTTCGGATACCCGAGGTATCAGCCGGTCTATGTGACTGCACCAG TGTACTCATTACAAGAATACTGCATACGGTTAATCAGGAGTATGGTGAGAAAAGAAGACATCTGCAAGCTGGAAATCCCCGAGGGGTTGAGAAAGGAGCTCAGCCGTGACCCTGATCTACTGAGAGACATTCAGATTTTAGATGCCAAAAGAGCAATAAATGGTTCAAACTGA
- the LOC109066710 gene encoding protein lifeguard 4-like, with protein MNQEKYPRSSIEDDFNYGTNVATASVHIRMDFLRKVYTILSLQIIITTAVSALFMLCNPIKNFVHESPLLVLISAIGSLILLLALAVYRHQHPINLYLLFGFTLLESLSVATAVSFYEYTIVLQAFVLTSAVFLGLTAYTFQSKRDFSKLGASLFAGLWILIIASFMRLFFYNDTMELVFAGAGALLFCGFIIFDTHLLMHKLSPEEHVLASINLYLDIVNLFIYILRILDSMKKH; from the exons ATGAATCAGGAGAAGTATCCGCGATCATCCATTGAGGATGATTTTAATTATGGCACGAACGTTGCGACGGCGAGCGTCCACATCCGGATGG ATTTCCTCCGCAAGGTCTACACCATCCTGTCATTGCAGATTATCATCACCACTGCTGTATCTGCCCTTTTCATGCTCTGTAACCCCATCAAAAACTTTGTGCATGAAAG TCCCTTGCTGGTGTTGATATCTGCTATCGGGTCCCTTATCCTGCTCCTCGCCTTGGCTGTGTACCGTCACCAGCACCCCATCAATCTTTACTTGCTGTTTGGATTT ACTCTGTTGGAATCTCTGTCTGTAGCCACTGCGG TGTCATTTTATGAGTACACCATAGTGCTCCAGGCTTTTGTGCTCACGTCTGCTGTGTTCCTGGGTCTCACTGCCTACACTTTCCAGTCTAAAAGAGACTTCAGCAAGCTCGGAGCCAG TCTGTTTGCTGGCCTGTGGATCTTGATCATTGCAAGCTTTATGAGG CTTTTCTTCTACAATGACACAATGGAGTTGGTCTTCGCTGGGGCCGGAGCGCTGCTGTTCTGCGGGTTCATTATTTTCGATACTCACTTGCTGATGCATAAGCTGTCACCGGAGGAGCACGTCCTGGCATCCATCAACCTGTACCTGGACATAGTTAACCTGTTCATCTACATCCTGCGCATCCTCGACTCCATGAAGAAACACTAA